One stretch of Narcine bancroftii isolate sNarBan1 chromosome 8, sNarBan1.hap1, whole genome shotgun sequence DNA includes these proteins:
- the LOC138741740 gene encoding TLR adapter interacting with SLC15A4 on the lysosome-like encodes MLAEGFLTRIGYSYHHAECMETDGFKDSNRKPRTSSSSWEELSDFLDCTESNELKQNVAEENLQDGSGTSANATQQKGKPMLGQNEGEATGENSCVPLFNRETSDRLDIPKNSTRIEAEVDLYQSWSTTCQSYTDLQMVGDNMTPHSLLSLSTCPESDSESCNWPVFHTKSMSMRPHLSASYCEGLRCPRSEIFHQSDRSITFQKEPLSNSVLNNYMEQKITELYKQYLEESMIKYASPTNILGSHFLMNNIDQISLHISQEKNVEASKAKDLVLNCLLSVACATNSSDICTPNLQISNQPAPRF; translated from the coding sequence ATGTTAGCGGAAGGGTTCCTCACAAGGATTGGTTACAGCTACCACCACGCTGAGTGTATGGAGACGGATGGCTTTAAAGACTCCAATAGGAAACCTCGGACCAGCAGCAGTTCTTGGGAAGAACTCTCCGACTTTCTGGACTGCACAGAAAGCAATGAGCTCAAGCAAAATGTTGCTGAAGAAAATTTACAAGATGGATCAGGGACCTCAGCTAACGCCACCCAACAGAAGGGCAAGCCAATGCTTGGTCAGAATGAAGGGGAAGCAACTGGAGAGAATTCCTGTGTGCCATTGTTTAATAGGGAAACATCTGACAGGTTAGACATCCCAAAGAACTCCACACGCATTGAAGCTGAGGTGGATCTGTACCAGTCTTGGTCCACCACTTGTCAGAGTTACACTGATCTGCAGATGGTAGGAGATAATATGACCCCACACAGTCTTCTGAGCTTGTCCACTTGCCCGGAGAGTGACAGTGAAAGCTGCAACTGGCCTGTCTTTCATACCAAGAGCATGTCCATGAGGCCACACCTGTCTGCCTCTTATTGCGAAGGCCTGCGATGCCCCAGGTCAGAAATATTCCATCAAAGTGACAGAAGCATTACCTTTCAGAAGGAACCATTATCCAACTCGGTGCTCAACAATTACATGGAGCAGAAGATCACTGAACTGTATAAGCAATACCTTGAAGAAAGCATGATAAAATATGCCTCTCCAACGAATATACTGGGCTCTCATTTCCTGATGAACAACATTGATCAAATTAGCCTGCATATTTCTCAAGAGAAAAATGTGGAGGCTTCAAAGGCAAAGGACCTTGTTCTAAATTGCCTTCTTAGTGTAGCTTGTGCAACAAATTCATCTGATATCTGTACTCCTAACTTGCAGATATCAAACCAACCAGCCCCAAGATTCTGA